In Serratia sp. FDAARGOS_506, a genomic segment contains:
- a CDS encoding MFS transporter: MTDSSQSAMPPAKGSAVKGTAFSILGAISVSHLLNDMIQSLILAIYPILQADFHLSFVQIGMITLTYQLTASLLQPLIGYYTDKHPQPYSLPIGMGFTLSGLLLLSVASTFPLVLLAAALVGTGSSVFHPESSRVARMASGGRHGLAQSLFQVGGNFGSSLGPLLAALIIAPYGKGNVAWFSLAALLAIVVLLQVSKWYQHQHRATKGLPKSPSMLKPLPKRTVVYSLGILLVLIFSKYFYLASISSYYTFYLIHKFGVSVQNAQIHLFAFLFAVAAGTIIGGPLGDKIGRKYVIWGSILGAAPFTLVLPYASLYWTGILTVIIGVILASAFSAILVYAQELIPGKVGMVSGLFFGFAFGMGGLGAAVLGYVADLTSIELVYQICAFLPLIGIITALLPNMEHKTQ; this comes from the coding sequence CCATCAGCGTGTCTCACCTGCTCAACGATATGATCCAGTCGCTGATCCTGGCGATTTACCCGATCCTGCAAGCCGATTTTCACCTCAGCTTCGTGCAGATCGGCATGATTACCCTGACCTATCAGCTGACGGCCTCGCTGCTGCAGCCGCTGATTGGCTATTACACTGATAAACACCCGCAGCCTTACTCGTTGCCGATCGGTATGGGCTTTACCCTGTCCGGCCTGCTGCTGCTGTCGGTAGCGAGCACCTTCCCGCTGGTGTTGCTGGCAGCGGCGCTGGTGGGCACCGGTTCATCGGTCTTCCACCCGGAATCCTCGCGCGTGGCGCGCATGGCCTCCGGCGGGCGGCATGGTCTGGCGCAGTCGCTGTTCCAGGTCGGTGGCAACTTCGGCAGCTCGCTCGGCCCGCTGCTGGCGGCGCTGATCATCGCGCCCTACGGTAAGGGCAACGTCGCCTGGTTCTCGCTGGCGGCGCTGCTGGCGATCGTGGTGCTGCTGCAGGTCAGCAAGTGGTATCAACATCAGCATCGGGCAACTAAAGGGCTGCCCAAAAGCCCGTCGATGCTGAAACCGCTGCCAAAACGTACCGTAGTCTACTCGCTCGGCATCCTGCTGGTGCTGATTTTCTCCAAATACTTCTATCTGGCCAGTATCAGCAGCTATTACACCTTTTATCTGATACATAAGTTCGGCGTTTCGGTGCAGAACGCGCAGATACACCTGTTCGCCTTTCTGTTCGCGGTGGCAGCCGGAACCATTATCGGCGGGCCTCTCGGCGATAAGATAGGGCGAAAATATGTTATTTGGGGCTCTATTCTTGGTGCGGCACCGTTTACCCTTGTTTTACCCTATGCATCTCTGTACTGGACCGGCATTTTGACGGTGATCATCGGGGTTATTCTCGCTTCGGCGTTCTCCGCCATCCTGGTCTACGCGCAAGAGCTGATCCCGGGAAAAGTTGGCATGGTTTCCGGCTTATTCTTCGGTTTTGCTTTCGGTATGGGTGGGTTAGGCGCGGCAGTTCTTGGTTATGTCGCTGATTTGACCAGTATCGAACTGGTCTACCAAATCTGTGCTTTCCTGCCGCTGATCGGCATTATCACTGCACTACTGCCCAATATGGAGCATAAAACGCAATAA
- a CDS encoding MBL fold metallo-hydrolase has translation MKYRTLPHALFGLALALSAWHASAQTAVPGAAENAIRVTLLGTGNPVPRIARAGNSTLVEAGKQKLVFDFGRNASTRLWQVGIPLGRIDAFFLTHFHSDHTIGFPDLWLTGWLQPAYGRRAVPLELHGPTGTVEFAAGLRQAFASDIATRQKDEGTPLDGVTINAHDDAPGLVYAKDGVKVFAFNNDHGVNIKPSFGYRIEYRGRSVVISGDTRYSAEVVKQATHADMLVHCISITSQAQMKANPGYRAIAAHLSSPDDVARVLNAARPKLAVFSHIGLNGDVTTGDIVRQVGAKYDGSFVVGEDLMRFEISTQPEHNGIRMWQVENK, from the coding sequence ATGAAATACCGCACGCTCCCACACGCGCTGTTTGGCCTGGCGCTCGCACTATCGGCCTGGCACGCCTCAGCGCAAACGGCAGTACCTGGCGCCGCCGAAAATGCCATACGCGTCACCCTGCTGGGCACCGGCAATCCGGTGCCGCGCATCGCGCGTGCGGGCAACAGTACACTGGTGGAGGCCGGCAAACAGAAGCTGGTGTTTGATTTTGGCCGCAATGCCAGCACCCGGCTGTGGCAAGTGGGTATCCCGCTGGGGCGAATCGACGCCTTCTTTCTGACTCACTTTCACTCCGATCACACCATCGGCTTCCCCGATCTATGGCTGACGGGGTGGCTGCAACCCGCCTATGGCCGCCGCGCCGTGCCGTTGGAGCTGCATGGCCCAACCGGCACCGTCGAGTTCGCCGCCGGGCTACGGCAAGCGTTCGCCAGCGATATTGCGACACGGCAAAAGGATGAAGGCACGCCGCTCGACGGCGTGACGATCAACGCCCATGACGACGCACCCGGTCTGGTCTACGCCAAAGACGGCGTGAAAGTCTTCGCCTTCAACAACGATCATGGCGTCAACATCAAACCGTCGTTCGGCTACCGCATCGAGTATCGCGGACGTTCGGTGGTGATCTCCGGCGATACGCGCTACAGCGCCGAAGTCGTGAAACAGGCGACCCATGCCGATATGCTGGTGCATTGCATCTCCATCACCTCACAAGCGCAGATGAAAGCCAACCCGGGTTATCGGGCAATTGCCGCCCACCTTTCCTCTCCCGACGACGTGGCGCGCGTGCTCAACGCGGCGCGCCCCAAGCTGGCAGTCTTCAGCCATATCGGGTTGAACGGCGACGTCACCACCGGCGATATCGTGCGGCAAGTCGGCGCAAAATATGACGGCAGCTTCGTGGTCGGTGAAGATTTGATGCGATTTGAAATTTCAACCCAACCGGAACATAACGGCATCAGAATGTGGCAGGTAGAAAACAAATAG
- the hemH gene encoding ferrochelatase produces MKQEKHGVLLVNLGTPDAPTSSAVKRYLKEFLSDDRVVDTAPLIWWPILNGAILPIRSPRVAKLYQSVWMEEGSPLLVYSRRQQRALAARMPNTPVELGMSYGSPSLAEAIDKLLAQGVTNLVVLPLYPQYSCSTSAAVWDGVARVLKGYRRLPSVAFIRDYAEHPAYIAALQQSVERSFAEHGQPDRLVLSFHGIPKRYARLGDDYPQRCEDTLRALSATLPLAPERVMMTYQSRFGREPWLTPYTDETLKGLPAQGVKHIQLICPGFSADCLETLEEIKEQNREIFLKAGGEKFEYISALNDEPAHIDMMQQLVAQRL; encoded by the coding sequence ATGAAGCAAGAGAAACACGGCGTATTGCTGGTGAACCTGGGCACGCCAGATGCGCCGACCTCGTCGGCGGTCAAACGCTATCTGAAGGAATTCCTCAGTGACGATCGCGTGGTCGACACGGCGCCGCTGATCTGGTGGCCGATCCTCAACGGCGCGATCTTGCCGATCCGTTCGCCGCGCGTGGCGAAGCTCTATCAGTCGGTGTGGATGGAAGAGGGCTCGCCGCTGCTGGTGTACAGCCGTCGCCAACAGCGGGCGCTGGCGGCACGCATGCCGAATACGCCGGTGGAGCTGGGCATGAGCTATGGCTCGCCGAGCCTGGCGGAAGCCATCGACAAGCTGTTGGCGCAGGGTGTGACCAACCTGGTGGTGCTGCCGCTCTATCCGCAATATTCCTGTTCCACCAGCGCGGCGGTATGGGACGGCGTGGCGCGGGTGCTGAAAGGCTATCGCCGTTTGCCTTCTGTGGCCTTCATCCGCGATTACGCCGAACATCCGGCCTACATCGCCGCGCTGCAGCAAAGCGTGGAACGTTCGTTCGCTGAGCACGGCCAGCCGGACCGGCTGGTGCTGTCGTTCCACGGTATCCCCAAACGCTACGCGCGCCTGGGCGACGACTACCCACAGCGCTGCGAGGATACGCTGCGTGCGCTGAGCGCCACGCTGCCGCTGGCACCGGAGCGAGTGATGATGACGTACCAATCGCGCTTTGGCCGCGAGCCATGGCTGACGCCATACACCGATGAGACCCTGAAAGGGCTACCGGCGCAGGGCGTGAAGCACATTCAGCTGATTTGCCCCGGTTTCTCGGCGGACTGCCTGGAAACGTTGGAAGAGATTAAAGAACAGAACCGTGAGATCTTCCTCAAGGCCGGCGGCGAGAAGTTTGAATATATCTCTGCGCTGAACGACGAGCCGGCGCATATCGATATGATGCAGCAGCTGGTGGCGCAGCGCCTCTAA
- the ybaL gene encoding YbaL family putative K(+) efflux transporter encodes MHNSTPLITTIVGGLVLAFLLGMLANRLRISPLVGYLAAGVLAGPFTPGFVADTSLAPELAEIGVILLMFGVGLHFSLKDLLAVKSIAIPGAVAQIAVATLLGMGLSKLLGWDLISGLVFGLCLSTASTVVLLRALEERQLIDSQRGQIAIGWLIVEDLAMVLTLVLLPAFGNMLGNDNASSSQLLMELALTIGKVIAFIALMIVVGRRLVPWILSKTASTGSRELFTLAVLALALGIAYGAVKLFDVSFALGAFFAGMVLNESELSHRAAHDTLPLRDAFAVLFFVSVGMLFNPMIVINEPLAVLATLAIIVFGKSAAAFLLVKMFGHSKRTALTISASLAQIGEFAFILAGLGIALGMMSEHGRNLVLAGAILSIMLNPLLFTLLERYLAKTETIEEQILEEAVEEEKQIPVDMCNHALVVGYGRVGSLLGGKLAEAGIPLVVIENSRPRVEALREQGIKTVLGNAANPEVMDLARLDCARWLLLTIPNGYEAGEIVASARAKRPNIEIIARAHYDDEVAYITDRGANQVVMGEREIANSMLNILQLDTLSEEEKMGGCPI; translated from the coding sequence ATGCATAATTCAACACCGCTCATCACCACCATCGTCGGAGGGTTAGTACTCGCCTTCCTCCTCGGCATGCTGGCGAACCGCCTGCGCATCTCCCCTCTGGTGGGGTATCTGGCCGCAGGGGTGCTCGCCGGCCCGTTCACTCCCGGTTTCGTCGCCGATACCTCACTGGCGCCGGAACTGGCGGAAATCGGCGTTATCCTGTTGATGTTCGGTGTTGGCCTGCACTTCTCTTTGAAAGACCTCCTCGCAGTAAAATCTATCGCCATTCCCGGCGCCGTGGCGCAAATAGCCGTCGCGACCCTGCTCGGTATGGGGCTGTCCAAACTCCTCGGCTGGGATCTGATCTCCGGCCTGGTGTTCGGCCTCTGTCTCTCCACCGCCAGCACCGTGGTGCTGCTGCGCGCCCTGGAGGAACGGCAGCTGATCGACAGCCAACGCGGGCAAATCGCCATCGGCTGGCTGATCGTCGAAGATTTGGCGATGGTGCTGACGCTGGTATTGTTGCCGGCCTTCGGCAATATGCTGGGCAACGACAACGCCAGCAGCAGCCAGCTACTGATGGAGCTGGCGCTGACCATCGGTAAGGTCATCGCCTTCATCGCGTTGATGATCGTGGTCGGCCGCCGCCTGGTGCCGTGGATCCTGTCGAAAACCGCCAGCACCGGCTCACGCGAGCTGTTCACCCTGGCGGTATTAGCGCTGGCACTCGGCATCGCCTACGGCGCGGTGAAGCTGTTCGACGTCTCCTTCGCGCTGGGCGCCTTCTTCGCCGGCATGGTGCTGAACGAGTCCGAACTGAGCCACCGCGCGGCGCACGACACCCTGCCGCTGCGCGACGCGTTCGCGGTGCTGTTCTTCGTCTCGGTCGGCATGCTGTTCAATCCGATGATCGTGATTAACGAACCGCTGGCGGTGCTGGCGACGCTGGCGATCATCGTGTTCGGCAAATCCGCCGCCGCATTCCTGTTGGTGAAAATGTTCGGCCACTCCAAGCGCACCGCGCTGACCATTTCCGCCAGTCTGGCGCAGATCGGCGAGTTCGCGTTTATTCTGGCGGGCCTCGGCATCGCGCTCGGCATGATGTCGGAACACGGCCGCAATCTGGTGCTGGCCGGCGCCATTCTGTCCATCATGCTCAACCCGCTGTTGTTCACCCTGCTGGAGCGCTATCTGGCCAAAACCGAAACCATCGAAGAGCAAATTCTCGAAGAGGCGGTGGAAGAAGAGAAGCAGATCCCGGTGGACATGTGCAATCACGCGCTGGTGGTCGGCTACGGCCGCGTCGGCAGCCTGCTGGGCGGCAAACTGGCCGAGGCGGGTATTCCGCTGGTGGTGATCGAGAACTCCCGCCCGCGGGTGGAAGCGCTGCGCGAACAGGGCATCAAGACAGTGCTGGGCAACGCCGCCAATCCGGAAGTGATGGATCTGGCGCGGCTCGACTGCGCACGCTGGCTGCTGCTGACCATTCCCAACGGCTATGAGGCCGGCGAGATCGTCGCTTCGGCGCGCGCCAAGCGGCCGAACATCGAGATCATCGCCCGCGCCCACTACGACGACGAAGTGGCCTACATCACCGATCGCGGCGCCAACCAGGTGGTAATGGGTGAACGGGAGATCGCCAACAGCATGCTGAACATCCTGCAGCTGGACACCCTGAGCGAAGAAGAAAAAATGGGCGGCTGCCCGATCTGA
- a CDS encoding sugar diacid recognition domain-containing protein, whose translation MLRQTNLLAEATARQIVQRAMGIISHSVNVMDSNGVIIASGNPQRLFQRHEGAVLALAENRVVEIDRATAEHLKGVRPGINLPFSFRNQRVGVIGISGEPAEVRAYAELVKMAAELMVEQAALLDQHQWEKRYREELANQLLQPQPNTASLQAMAAYLGLDLRQARIVWIVELQEAQPHLLRELLAELEATQRDALIAITGFNEMTLLRPACMAQGEWSLKLERQQAQRLQNQLKHRFRVRLIVGGFYDDPQSAYRSSLTARATQAMAQRLKLRHATLFYHDYPLPSLLCDLGEDWRAQELGRPWRTLGEQDEKGVLRSTLRHYFSQNCDQTQTAAQLHIHVNTLRYRLQRIEAITGMKINQLTDALRLYIGMLMHD comes from the coding sequence ATGCTCAGACAGACCAATCTTCTGGCGGAAGCCACCGCGCGCCAGATCGTCCAGCGGGCGATGGGCATCATCAGCCATTCCGTCAACGTGATGGACAGCAACGGTGTGATCATCGCCTCCGGCAACCCGCAGCGCCTGTTCCAGCGCCATGAAGGCGCGGTGCTGGCGCTGGCCGAGAACCGGGTGGTGGAAATCGACCGCGCCACCGCCGAGCACCTGAAGGGCGTGCGGCCCGGCATCAACCTGCCGTTCAGCTTTCGCAACCAGCGGGTGGGGGTGATCGGCATCTCCGGCGAACCGGCCGAGGTGCGCGCCTACGCCGAGCTGGTGAAGATGGCGGCGGAGTTGATGGTGGAGCAGGCGGCGCTGCTGGATCAGCACCAGTGGGAAAAGCGCTACCGGGAAGAGCTGGCGAACCAGCTGCTGCAGCCGCAGCCGAACACCGCGTCGCTGCAAGCGATGGCGGCCTATCTGGGATTGGATCTGCGCCAGGCGCGCATCGTGTGGATCGTCGAGCTGCAAGAGGCGCAGCCGCACCTGCTGCGCGAGCTGCTGGCGGAGCTGGAGGCCACCCAGCGCGACGCGTTGATCGCCATTACCGGCTTCAATGAAATGACCCTGCTGCGCCCGGCCTGTATGGCGCAGGGCGAATGGAGTTTGAAGCTGGAGCGCCAGCAGGCGCAGCGTTTGCAAAATCAACTCAAACACCGCTTTCGGGTGCGCTTGATCGTCGGTGGTTTTTATGACGATCCGCAAAGCGCCTACCGTTCCAGCCTGACGGCGCGCGCCACTCAGGCGATGGCGCAGCGCCTGAAACTGCGTCACGCCACGCTGTTTTACCACGACTACCCGCTGCCGTCGCTGTTGTGCGATCTGGGGGAGGACTGGCGCGCACAGGAGCTGGGGCGCCCCTGGCGGACGCTGGGTGAACAGGATGAAAAAGGCGTGCTGCGCAGTACGTTGCGCCACTATTTTTCGCAGAATTGTGATCAGACGCAGACCGCCGCGCAGCTGCATATCCACGTCAATACCCTGCGCTATCGCCTGCAGCGCATCGAAGCGATAACCGGCATGAAAATCAATCAATTAACTGACGCTCTGCGGTTGTATATCGGCATGCTGATGCACGATTGA
- a CDS encoding glycerate kinase, whose amino-acid sequence MKALKKVVIAPDSFKESLSALGVADAIERGFRQIYPQAHYVKLPMADGGEGTVESMVAATGGEIVQVTVTGPLGEPVLGFYGLLGDGETAVIEMAAASGLHLAPPGRRDPRITTSYGTGELMLAALERGVKAIILGIGGSATNDGGAGMMQALGVKLLDKDSRPLPVGGAALAQLAHLDLTGLDARWQRVSVTAACDVDNPLCGEKGASAVFGPQKGATPEIVAQLDAALHHYGELLERETGRTVLTQPGAGAAGGMGAALLGMLSARLRPGIEIVTETLRLDEAVRDADLVITGEGRLDSQSIHGKTPIGVARVAKRHGVPVIAIAGSLTPDYQVVHQHGIDAAFSVLDRIVTLEEALADADRNLQVTARNVAAVWRLAQA is encoded by the coding sequence ATGAAAGCGCTGAAAAAAGTGGTTATAGCTCCGGATTCTTTCAAAGAGAGCCTGAGCGCGCTCGGCGTCGCCGACGCCATTGAGCGGGGATTCCGCCAAATTTATCCGCAGGCACACTATGTGAAGCTGCCGATGGCGGACGGCGGCGAAGGCACGGTGGAGTCGATGGTGGCGGCCACCGGCGGCGAAATCGTCCAGGTGACGGTCACCGGGCCGCTGGGAGAGCCGGTGCTGGGATTCTATGGCCTGCTGGGCGACGGCGAAACCGCGGTGATTGAAATGGCCGCCGCTTCCGGGCTGCACCTGGCGCCGCCCGGCCGGCGCGATCCGCGCATCACCACCAGTTACGGCACCGGCGAACTGATGCTGGCGGCGTTGGAGCGCGGTGTGAAGGCGATCATTCTCGGCATCGGCGGCAGCGCCACCAACGACGGCGGCGCTGGGATGATGCAGGCGCTGGGCGTGAAGTTGCTGGATAAGGACAGTCGGCCGCTGCCGGTGGGCGGTGCGGCCTTGGCACAGCTGGCACATCTCGATCTCACCGGGCTGGATGCGCGTTGGCAGCGGGTAAGCGTGACCGCCGCCTGCGACGTCGATAACCCGCTGTGCGGCGAAAAGGGCGCCTCGGCGGTGTTCGGGCCGCAGAAGGGGGCGACGCCGGAGATAGTGGCGCAGCTCGATGCGGCACTGCATCACTATGGCGAACTGCTGGAGCGGGAAACCGGCCGCACCGTGCTCACCCAGCCGGGCGCGGGCGCGGCGGGCGGTATGGGGGCGGCGTTGCTCGGCATGCTCAGCGCACGTTTGCGGCCGGGCATCGAGATCGTCACCGAAACCCTGCGTCTGGATGAGGCGGTGCGCGATGCCGATCTGGTGATCACCGGCGAAGGGCGGCTGGACAGCCAGTCGATCCACGGCAAAACGCCGATCGGCGTGGCGCGGGTGGCCAAGCGCCACGGCGTGCCGGTAATCGCCATCGCCGGCAGCCTGACGCCGGATTACCAGGTGGTGCATCAACACGGCATAGACGCGGCGTTTTCGGTGCTTGATCGCATCGTAACGCTGGAAGAAGCGTTGGCGGACGCCGATCGCAATCTGCAGGTGACGGCGCGCAACGTGGCGGCGGTGTGGCGGCTGGCGCAGGCGTGA
- a CDS encoding LysR family transcriptional regulator, with product MAIFVSAVEAGSFAGAAETLHISPQGVGKHVRSLEHWLGARLLHKTTRQQSLTEVGARFYERCKAVLMEVEAAEAVAQELSARPKGQLRIAAPLSFGHHQLVPLLPRFLEAYPEIHIDLHLSNRLVDVAEEGFDAVIRVPLAGDELLVSKRLKTESFCLCASPEYLARHGVPLTPEALADHQCLHGNWSANEVWQFQGEDRLHRIKVNSRLKINNWLALLNAARHGGGITLQPLSQVSGLIADGELVPLLPAYRIPVKEVSLLFLPDQKMPLKLRSFMDYVCGCFNDGHEA from the coding sequence ATGGCTATTTTTGTCAGCGCGGTCGAGGCGGGGTCGTTCGCCGGCGCGGCGGAAACGTTGCATATCAGTCCGCAGGGCGTGGGCAAGCATGTGCGTTCCCTGGAACACTGGTTGGGTGCCAGGTTGTTGCATAAGACGACCCGCCAACAAAGCCTGACCGAAGTCGGCGCGCGATTTTATGAGCGTTGCAAAGCGGTGCTGATGGAAGTTGAAGCCGCGGAGGCCGTCGCCCAGGAACTCTCCGCCAGGCCTAAAGGGCAGTTGCGTATCGCCGCCCCTTTGAGTTTCGGACATCATCAATTGGTCCCGCTGTTGCCGCGCTTTCTTGAAGCCTACCCCGAGATACACATCGACCTGCATCTTTCCAACCGGTTGGTCGATGTTGCGGAGGAGGGGTTCGATGCGGTTATTCGGGTGCCGCTCGCCGGGGATGAGCTGCTGGTAAGCAAACGCCTGAAAACGGAGTCTTTTTGCCTGTGCGCCTCACCGGAGTATCTGGCGCGGCACGGCGTGCCTTTGACCCCCGAGGCGTTGGCCGATCACCAGTGCTTGCACGGCAACTGGAGTGCGAACGAAGTCTGGCAATTTCAGGGGGAAGATCGGCTTCATCGCATTAAGGTGAACAGCCGCCTCAAGATCAATAACTGGCTGGCGTTGCTCAATGCCGCGCGGCATGGCGGCGGCATTACGCTGCAGCCGCTCTCGCAGGTGAGCGGCTTGATCGCCGATGGGGAGTTGGTGCCGCTGTTGCCGGCGTACCGCATTCCGGTCAAAGAGGTCAGCCTGCTGTTTTTACCCGATCAAAAAATGCCGCTTAAGCTACGAAGCTTTATGGATTATGTGTGTGGCTGCTTCAACGACGGTCACGAGGCATAG
- a CDS encoding inosine/guanosine kinase, which produces MKFPGKRKSKHYFPVSARDPLLQQAQPESEISTSYIVGIDQTLVDIEAKVDDAFVQRYGLSLGHSLVIEDDVAEALYQELNENNLVTHQFAGGTIGNTMHNYSVLADDRSVLLGVMCSNVKIGSYAYRYLCNTSSRTDLNYLQGVDGAIGRCFTLIGESGERTFAINPGQMNQLRPESIPEEVIAGASALVLSSYLVRCKEGEPMKAATLQAIEYAKKHDVPVVLTLGTKYVIADNPQWWREFLKENVTILAMNEDEALELTGLSDPLTASDMALEWVDLVLCTAGPNGLYMAGYTEEANKRQTQHPLLPGHIAEFNRYEFSRAMRREHCENPLRVYSHIAPYMGGPERIMNTNGAGDGALSALLHDIAANGYHRHNVPNSSKHVRSYLTYSSLAQVCKYANRVSYQVLNQHSPRLTRGLPEREDSLEESYWER; this is translated from the coding sequence ATGAAATTTCCTGGTAAACGCAAGTCTAAACACTATTTCCCGGTGAGCGCCCGCGATCCGCTTCTGCAGCAGGCCCAGCCCGAAAGTGAAATCAGCACCTCGTATATCGTCGGCATCGACCAGACGCTGGTGGATATCGAGGCGAAGGTGGACGACGCTTTTGTCCAGCGCTACGGCCTGAGTCTGGGCCACTCTCTGGTGATCGAAGACGACGTCGCCGAGGCGCTGTATCAGGAACTGAATGAAAACAACCTGGTTACCCATCAGTTCGCCGGCGGCACCATCGGCAATACCATGCACAACTATTCGGTGCTGGCAGACGATCGCTCGGTGCTGCTCGGCGTGATGTGCAGCAACGTGAAAATCGGCAGCTATGCCTATCGTTATCTGTGCAATACCTCCAGCCGTACCGATCTTAACTATCTGCAGGGCGTAGACGGCGCCATCGGCCGCTGTTTCACGCTGATTGGCGAAAGCGGCGAGCGTACCTTCGCCATCAACCCAGGCCAGATGAACCAGCTGCGCCCGGAAAGCATTCCTGAAGAGGTGATCGCCGGCGCGTCGGCGCTGGTGCTGAGCTCTTATCTGGTGCGCTGCAAGGAAGGGGAGCCGATGAAGGCCGCCACCCTGCAGGCGATCGAATACGCCAAAAAGCATGATGTGCCGGTGGTGTTGACGCTGGGCACCAAGTACGTGATCGCCGACAACCCGCAGTGGTGGCGCGAGTTCCTGAAGGAAAACGTGACGATTCTGGCGATGAACGAAGACGAAGCGCTGGAGCTGACCGGGCTGAGCGATCCGTTGACCGCCTCGGACATGGCGCTGGAGTGGGTGGATCTGGTGCTGTGCACCGCCGGGCCGAACGGCCTGTATATGGCGGGCTACACCGAAGAAGCCAACAAGCGCCAGACCCAGCACCCGCTGCTGCCGGGGCATATCGCCGAGTTCAACCGCTACGAATTCAGCCGCGCCATGCGCCGCGAACACTGTGAAAATCCGCTGCGCGTTTATTCGCACATCGCGCCTTATATGGGCGGCCCCGAGAGGATCATGAACACCAACGGCGCCGGCGACGGCGCGCTGTCGGCGTTGCTGCACGATATTGCCGCCAACGGCTATCACCGCCATAACGTGCCCAATTCCAGCAAGCACGTGCGCAGCTACCTGACTTACTCCTCCCTGGCGCAGGTGTGCAAATACGCCAACCGCGTCAGCTACCAGGTGTTGAACCAGCATTCGCCGCGCCTCACCCGCGGTCTGCCGGAGCGGGAAGACAGCCTGGAAGAGTCCTACTGGGAGCGTTAA
- a CDS encoding GntP family permease: MTTVSTLGALVALAVAIVLILRKVPPAYGMIAGALAGGLCGGADLVQTVTLMIGGAQGITNAVMRILAAGVLAGVLIESGAAHTIAETIVRKVGETRALLALAVATLILTAVGVFIDVAVITVAPIALSIAQKAGISRAAILLAMIGGGKAGNVMSPNPNTIAAADNFHVPLTSVMMAGIVPGLCGLVVAYLLARRLSDKGSKVMAEELTQHAEGARPGFAAAISAPLVAILLLSLRPIAGIAVDPLIALPAGGLAGALLMGRIRQCNQFMVSGLSRMAPVAIMLLGTGTLAGIIANSALKDVLINGLTHTGLPAWLLAPLSGALMSMATASTTAGTAVASGVFSSTLLELGVSGLAGAAMIHAGATVLDHLPHGSFFHATGGSVNMAVHERLKLLPYETLVGFTIAAISALMFGVFNLAG; encoded by the coding sequence ATGACAACCGTATCCACTCTGGGGGCGCTGGTGGCGTTAGCCGTCGCCATCGTCCTGATCCTACGCAAGGTGCCACCGGCTTACGGCATGATCGCCGGCGCGCTGGCAGGCGGGCTATGCGGCGGCGCCGACCTGGTGCAGACCGTAACGCTGATGATCGGCGGGGCGCAGGGCATCACCAACGCCGTGATGCGCATTCTGGCGGCGGGGGTATTGGCCGGGGTGCTGATCGAATCCGGCGCGGCGCACACCATCGCCGAAACCATCGTGCGTAAGGTGGGCGAAACCCGCGCGCTGTTGGCGCTGGCGGTGGCTACACTGATCCTGACGGCGGTGGGGGTATTTATCGACGTGGCGGTGATTACCGTCGCGCCGATCGCGCTGTCGATCGCCCAGAAGGCCGGCATTTCGCGCGCGGCGATCCTGCTGGCGATGATCGGTGGTGGCAAGGCCGGCAACGTGATGTCACCTAACCCGAACACCATTGCGGCGGCGGACAACTTCCACGTGCCGCTCACTTCGGTGATGATGGCCGGCATCGTGCCGGGGCTGTGTGGCCTGGTGGTGGCCTATCTGCTGGCGCGTCGCCTGAGCGATAAAGGCAGCAAAGTGATGGCCGAAGAGCTGACTCAGCATGCCGAAGGGGCGCGGCCGGGCTTCGCTGCGGCAATCAGCGCACCGCTGGTGGCGATCTTGCTGCTGTCGCTGCGGCCGATCGCCGGTATCGCCGTCGATCCGCTGATCGCGCTGCCGGCCGGTGGGTTGGCGGGCGCGCTGCTGATGGGGCGTATCCGCCAGTGCAATCAGTTTATGGTCTCCGGCCTGTCGCGCATGGCGCCGGTGGCGATCATGCTGCTCGGCACCGGCACGCTGGCGGGCATTATCGCCAACTCGGCGCTGAAGGATGTCTTGATTAACGGCTTAACGCACACCGGGCTGCCGGCCTGGCTGCTGGCGCCGCTGTCCGGCGCGCTGATGTCGATGGCGACCGCGTCGACCACCGCCGGCACCGCCGTGGCTTCCGGGGTGTTCAGCTCCACGTTGCTCGAGCTGGGCGTGAGCGGGTTGGCCGGCGCGGCGATGATCCATGCGGGCGCCACGGTGCTGGATCACCTGCCGCACGGTAGCTTCTTCCACGCCACCGGCGGCAGCGTCAATATGGCGGTGCACGAGCGGCTGAAGCTGTTGCCGTATGAAACGTTGGTGGGATTCACCATCGCGGCAATCTCGGCGCTGATGTTTGGCGTATTTAACCTGGCGGGATAA